One genomic segment of Naumovozyma castellii chromosome 7, complete genome includes these proteins:
- the VID27 gene encoding Vid27p (ancestral locus Anc_2.35) — translation MNIVKKFMGSGTKQDLLVIPSGQFDLLRSQQSPKASLECIYNDSTLAIRETTRFAYELVVRKMSDNLETPDGEESEDYSDDSISVLSTQSKKKEDEWIFEVNDALEFHKNWNKQGDATFVWNNLQGDEDEEKVQFVMPSDVALNEIEQFLQTVHRCQFEVKYKKSSLSATASDLLQFESNSLGVSVEDNLDPDLDEKFKTMNIASNNMESEEEDDDDDAFEDANDTFRAEKKIPLESNQSAEPVNANPPSTVEHSRTPSPLAKTPAGEEQCRLKASVYVFDPIQGQFILQENGAKVALIKTGKYEYWLAIEGKQIKLGTDVSPSINPTFESLRSSFIFNYSFNNVTLSYLLKFDSLQACITFHSVWSKCFWMTLNKEPFEEIPLEEQKYVLNSGPVSIEKQLDEILALDSEDEREQYIKRHETEADLSSDEEEEEQAERSKKVISSESFEEKYHPLSGKSTDSNKSLTVAFRNDRSYVLRGNKLGVFKTDDDDDDLDFVTVIKDISTLDGGKMDPHNPMLYMEDRSLILQDSSDKKKLYKMDLERGKVVEEWGTGERDIVQYGPNKKFDQLTAEQTILGVSPNGLLKIDPRVNTADKTVLDQSKEYKTKTEFSSICTTENGSIAVGSEKGDVRLYDRLGIRAKTRVPSLGEPNKFVSASSDGKWLLVTCESSILLMDMTIKTGKNTGNLGFLKSFPSSEVVKTYILKICPEDANDIVNYTQKPISFTRAHFNIGVGKQEDTILSSTGPYAVSWSLEKILAGFRKPYKMKRYKSNIIEDNFEFGTNKKIIVALENDVSSSKTKSFKRPNKDVIMPSSSLTSFYS, via the coding sequence ATGAACATTGTTAAGAAATTCATGGGCTCAGGGACTAAACAGGATCTGCTAGTGATTCCATCGGGTCAGTTTGATCTGTTAAGATCGCAACAATCACCGAAAGCATCATTGGAATGTATATACAACGATTCCACTTTAGCGATAAGGGAAACAACTCGATTTGCTTATGAGCTAGTAGTAAGGAAGATGTCTgataatttggaaactCCTGATGGggaagaaagtgaagatTACTCGGATGATTCCATTAGCGTCCTCTCTACTCAATCTAAGAAGAAAGAGGATGAATGGATTTTTGAAGTGAATGATGCCTTGGAATTTCATaagaattggaataaaCAAGGGGATGCTACTTTTGTTTGGAATAACTTGCAAGgtgatgaggatgaggaaAAGGTTCAATTTGTTATGCCCTCTGATGTTGCcttgaatgaaattgaacagTTTTTACAGACTGTTCACCGTTGCCAATTTGAAGTTAAATATAAGAAATCGTCATTGAGTGCCACAGCAAGTGATTTACTTCAGTTCGAAAGTAACAGTTTGGGGGTATCTGTTGAAGATAATCTCGACCCAGATttagatgaaaaatttaaaacaatgAACATTGCAAGTAATAATATGGAAtcagaagaggaagacgatgatgatgatgcaTTTGAGGATGCTAATGATACGTTTAGggctgaaaagaaaattccACTTGAGTCAAATCAATCAGCCGAACCTGTAAATGCCAATCCTCCTTCCACCGTAGAACATTCAAGAACCCCATCTCCATTAGCTAAGACGCCCGCTGGGGAAGAACAATGCCGCCTAAAAGCAAGTGTTTATGTATTTGACCCGATCCAAGGtcaatttattttacaAGAAAATGGTGCAAAAGTTGCTCTAATTAAAACAGGGAAGTATGAATACTGGTTGGCCATTGAAGGGAAGCAGATTAAATTAGGAACTGACGTATCACCATCTATTAATCCTACATTTGAATCTTTGAGATCTTCCTTTATCTTTAATTACAGTTTCAACAATGTAACTCTATCTTAcctattgaaatttgacAGCTTGCAAGCATGCATTACCTTTCACTCGGTTTGGTCCAAATGTTTTTGGATGACTTTAAATAAAGAGccatttgaagaaataccCTTAGAAGAGCAGAAATATGTTCTAAATAGTGGACCggtttcaattgaaaaacaattaGATGAAATATTGGCACTTGATagtgaagatgaaagaGAACAATATATCAAACGTCATGAAACGGAAGCTGACCTATCTAGTgatgaggaggaggaagaacaaGCTGAACGTTCCAAAAAGGTTATTTCCTCGGAAAGTTTCGAGGAAAAATACCATCCATTAAGTGGCAAATCAACAGATAGTAATAAATCACTGACTGTTGCTTTCAGGAATGATAGATCATATGTTCTCAGGGGTAATAAACTTGGTGTATTCAAGactgatgatgatgatgatgatttagaTTTTGTTACCGTGATAAAAGATATCTCGACTTTAGATGGAGGTAAAATGGACCCGCATAATCCAATGTTATACATGGAGGATAGATCTTTAATATTACAGGATAGCAGTGATAAGAAGAAGCTATACAAGATGGACTTGGAAAGAGGAAAAGTTGTAGAAGAATGGGGCACTGGTGAGAGGGATATCGTTCAATATGGACCtaacaagaaatttgaCCAACTGACAGCGGAGCAGACAATTTTGGGGGTTTCCCCAAATGGTTTACTTAAAATTGACCCAAGAGTAAACACAGCCGATAAGACTGTATTAGACCAATCTAAAGAGTACAAGACAAAAACCGAATTCTCGTCAATTTGCACCACTGAAAATGGTAGCATTGCAGTTGGCTCTGAAAAGGGAGATGTCAGATTATACGATAGATTGGGAATAAGGGCCAAAACCCGTGTCCCTTCATTAGGTGAACCCAATAAATTTGTTTCTGCCTCATCTGACGGTAAATGGTTGTTGGTCACGTGTGAATCGTCTATATTACTAATGGATATGACGATTAAAACAGGTAAAAATACCGGGAATTTGGGATTCCTTAAATCTTTCCCTTCATCAGAGGTTGTGAAAACTTACATATTAAAGATCTGCCCAGAAGATGCAAATGATATTGTTAACTATACTCAAAAACCAATCTCGTTTACGAGGGCACATTTTAATATAGGGGTTGGTAAACAAGAGGACACAATATTGTCCTCAACTGGGCCTTATGCTGTTTCATGGTCTCTGGAGAAAATCCTAGCTGGTTTTAGAAAACCTTATAAGATGAAAAGATACAAAAGTAATATTATTGAGGATAATTTCGAATTCGGAACAAACAAAAAGATTATTGTCgcattggaaaatgatgtttcttcatctaaaACTAAAAGTTTTAAACGCCCTAATAAGGATGTAATAATGCCATCAAGCTCACTTACGAGTTTCTATAGTTAG
- the MRX7 gene encoding Mrx7p (ancestral locus Anc_2.36) → MRNRPRNIQEWFYYTLLESPAFHRFVGKVYRRVNGIKDIPPLEHKQTLQFLYKPTKAHKINAFKMLFIDEYRATFGLPKKTDKYLN, encoded by the coding sequence ATGAGAAACCGTCCTAGAAATATCCAGGAATGGTTCTACTATACACTGTTGGAAAGTCCAGCGTTTCATAGGTTCGTTGGGAAGGTATACCGAAGAGTTAACGGTATTAAGGATATACCTCCCTTGGAACATAAACAGACTCTTCAGTTTCTTTACAAACCTACAAAAGCTCATAAAATAAATGCTTTTAAGATGCTattcattgatgaatataGAGCCACATTTGGTCTTCCAAAGAAGACGGATAAGTATCTAAATTAA
- the RRG9 gene encoding mitochondrial ribosome assembly protein RRG9 (ancestral locus Anc_2.34) encodes MNVLRWECCSFLHTGRERLINMAKKGKSAKEVIKLINRSSLAHMESEILDNSTIPLWKSQKLALRDKFEGKGWNPKKKLSRTEMDSIRLLREQFPDLTASDLGERFKVSPEAIRRILKSKWKPTESENTVIHQRWKERGERIKEMYETTYEEQPKNIDITPAMKILSSKNNSSELIFKAFKKESRKKRPVNNNNNNNDINRHKKNDIRNRKDKLYLLERSISKNTTKI; translated from the coding sequence ATGAATGTATTGCGGTGGGAATGTTGTTCGTTTCTGCATACTGGTCGTGAACGTCTAATAAATATGGCTAAAAAGGGGAAATCAGCCAAAGAAGtgataaaattaattaatcGATCTAGCTTGGCACATATGGAATCAGAGATATTAGACAATTCTACCATTCCATTATGGAAAAGTCAGAAGTTGGCACTTCGAGATAAGTTTGAAGGTAAAGGTTGGAACCCCAAGAAGAAACTGTCAAGGACAGAAATGGATAGTATTAGGTTACTCAGGGAACAATTTCCTGATTTAACTGCGTCTGATTTGGGGGAACGATTCAAAGTGTCTCCTGAGGCAATTAGACGTATCTTAAAATCCAAGTGGAAACCAACTGAAAGTGAAAATACTGTGATTCATCAAAGATGGAAGGAAAGAGGGGAAcgaattaaagaaatgtATGAAACTACATACGAAGAGCAACCTAAAAATATAGATATTACTCCTGCCATGAAAATTCTCTCCTCCAAGAACAATTCTTCTGAACTAATATTCAAAGCTTTTAAGAAAGAGAGTAGAAAGAAACGACctgtaaataataataataataataatgacatCAATCGCCataagaaaaatgatattcGTAATAGGAAAGATAAACTATATCTTTTGGAAAGAAGCATATCCAAGAATACTACAAAAATATAG
- the NCAS0G01490 gene encoding LIM domain-binding protein (ancestral locus Anc_2.32) — protein sequence MSLMEKIIHYKQPNLKLPQHQAYSLHAYPHSEPPKYDKLNPAFTAKTNYDHNQDEFYNGLNDENNSTLLESPNFTFDHLSPASYPMDFSMDENVHEDIIPADINSKVNNNISEQNNSIPERIDYAAIYTSYEARTYLSNVANSRIRQMILYVNNSKDNMNNVSYWKRFVEEFFDRDCQLNISMRLGSEIEIFEILGILLPQMVLQFGHMGVMKLEITPGEIHTQLLNDGTKFFDCLSNTYYFHYEDGSHHKLYLELHGIFTVDLKVKWIDVQVRGSTYCVDWNSVESLVTGKTVQNIVAGPTPTEDNDNENENKIEIEDEDKKKMKELQSHFNVFKNTTEFGIIKNMARLFQVNQVMSKMIDLMKYHRKINSVNPITSLNEYVQANKALIVNKPIKRTRKRRAEEDHNTWFKHLKKMAVPEGLESRTTPTLKKRKIIQMRSGPTVQT from the coding sequence ATGTCACTaatggaaaaaattattcattacAAGCAACCAAACCTAAAATTACCTCAGCATCAAGCATATTCACTACACGCATACCCTCACTCAGAACCGCCCAAATACGATAAATTAAACCCAGCTTTCACAGCAAAGACTAACTATGACCACAACCAGGATGAATTTTATAACGGATTGAATGACGAAAACAATAGCACACTATTGGAATCCCCAAATTTTACATTCGATCACCTCTCACCAGCATCGTACCCGATGGATTTCTCCATGGATGAAAACGTTCATGAAGACATAATACCAGCGGACATTAACAGCAaagtaaataataatatttccGAACAGAACAACAGCATACCGGAACGTATAGACTACGCGGCTATTTATACTTCGTATGAGGCAAGGACATATCTTTCCAACGTCGCGAATTCCAGAATAAGGCAAATGATACTGTACGTTAATAATTCCAAGGATAACATGAATAATGTCTCATATTGGAAACGCTTTGTAGAGGAGTTTTTCGATCGTGATTgtcaattgaatatatcCATGAGGTTGGGTTCTGAAATTGAGATTTTCGAAATCTTGGGAATTCTATTACCACAGATGGTACTACAGTTTGGTCATATGGGTGtgatgaaattggaaattacACCGGGGGAAATTCATACACAATTGTTGAATGACGGAACTAAATTTTTCGATTGTTTGAGCAACACTTACTATTTCCATTATGAAGATGGTAGTCATCATAAACTTTATCTCGAGCTGCATGGGATATTTACAGTAGATTTGAAAGTTAAATGGATTGATGTGCAAGTGAGAGGCAGTACATATTGTGTGGATTGGAATTCTGTTGAGAGTTTGGTTACGGGGAAAACGGTTCAAAATATAGTGGCAGGTCCAACTCCAACTGaggataatgataatgagaacgaaaataaaattgaaatcgaggatgaagataagaagaagatgaaggaGTTACAATCACACTTTAATGTGTTTAAGAACACCACtgaatttggaattattaaaaatatggCCAGGTTGTTTCAAGTTAATCAAGTGATGTCCAAGATGATTGACttgatgaaatatcatAGAAAGATAAATTCAGTAAATCCTATCACGTCTCTAAACGAATACGTCCAGGCTAACAAAGCGTTGATTGTGAATAAACCCATCAAGAGAACAAGAAAGAGACGTGCAGAGGAAGACCATAATACATGGTTTaaacatttgaagaaaatggcCGTGCCAGAAGGACTAGAGAGTCGAACAACGCcaactttgaagaaaagaaagattatCCAAATGCGATCGGGTCCAACAGTTCAAACATGA
- the PEX17 gene encoding Pex17p (ancestral locus Anc_2.33) → MDNEQIWQNLNWPKNATIRKRKIRDPTFTAVQSILYNGGLLAALLYSIATLLIQPILADQYEQRHEFALAALLKVRKLISTLQSRLRTTPVSILGANETQTTIERCTQTSLDTDNDFADENDTPLESISQRIYNLKWKLSQFNANDSRTSNAIEGFNFQTKLVKDQIDNLNTPTKAIDGSKNIVASLREMKGWFVNGKIPY, encoded by the coding sequence ATGGATAACGAACAAATTTGGCAGAATTTGAACTGGCCTAAAAATGCAACAATAAGGAAACGAAAGATACGAGACCCAACTTTTACTGCAGTTCAGTCTATATTATACAATGGTGGGCTTCTGGCAGCTCTCTTGTACTCCATCGCTACCTTACTAATACAGCCGATACTAGCAGACCAATATGAACAGAGACATGAATTTGCACTTGCAGCTCTCTTGAAAGTTCGAAAACTGATTTCTACGTTACAATCTCGATTACGAACTACACCTGTCTCCATACTGGGAGCGAATGAAACGCAAACTACCATTGAAAGATGCACACAAACTTCATTAGATACTGATAATGACTTTGCTGATGAGAATGATACTCCACTGGAGTCAATCTCGCAAAGGATATATAACTTAAAGTGGAAATTGAGTCAATTTAATGCAAACGATAGTAGAACCTCTAATGCCATTGAAGGATTCAATTTTCAAACCAAACTGGTAAAGgatcaaattgataatttaaataCTCCTACTAAAGCAATCGATGGATCTAAGAATATTGTTGCGTCATTGCGAGAAATGAAGGGCTGGTTTGTCAATGGGAAAATCCCTTATTAA
- the OST4 gene encoding olichyl-diphosphooligosaccharide--protein glycotransferase OST4 (ancestral locus Anc_2.37), with amino-acid sequence MISDMQLNAMALGFGFLMVTLIVCYHAVDSTFVKKLK; translated from the coding sequence ATGATATCGGACATGCAATTAAATGCCATGGCTCTTGGCTTCGGATTTTTGATGGTTACATTGATCGTCTGTTATCATGCAGTCGATTCCACCTTCGTCAAAAAGTTGAAATAA